The genomic interval CACCTGTGGAGCTCCTGTTATTTTCGCATTCTGTAATTGATCGTGTTTCTTGGAACAGGAATATGTTACGTGTAGATAAGTACTGGATAACTGCATGAGCCATAGGGAATAATATACAAGAGAGATATAATTTGGAGGTTAggataacaaaaaaatcttatatctTATATATAATGTAAGAGACATCTCTCACATGAATAATATGTAGATCCTACACATATACTGTTTATGTGAGGGGTGATATAAAAATTGTCTaacaaaaatcattaaaaatggCTCTGGTACATGCTACGTAATAGAATTTCTCCGAGAAGTTGAGAAGAACACATttgattataattatgaatattggaaaaatttaaagatacaTACGACTCTTCTAcatcaaattaaagaaaggaCAGTAAATGAGATACAGAAAGTCAGCACTTTCCAAAATATGCTTGGTTACAGAGAAGAACTAAATAAATGTATGAGATTTGtggacccaaaaaaaaaaaaaaagccttgaAAATATCGAGGGAATAAGAAGTGTAGACTCCGCCTGCCACTATACAATGAGTGTAGGGTTTTAGAGGAGATAGGGCGAGAGAGTACAACAATTGACATGAGGGTCAATCCCGAAAGCAAAGTGTCATTGCTGGGTCTCTATCGTCTGTCTCACATCTTTTACCCCCTCATTTACGTAAATATGGAAGCATTGTAACTAAGCATGGCGACATGGATTTTTCAAGTGCTTTAGAAAGAGAGGGCCGACTTCAATCCAAGAGTAGCATGGGCTGCAATGAAtacaaatgaagaaaatggtaACATGCAGTCTGGCTTTGTCTTCTTCTCAATTTCCTTGCTAGTAGAAGGCTTTAATTCGTTGACTTACtcatctttaattaataaattttcacttTGTTCGAGcgaaaatgttattaaaatattaaaaaattaaaagtgcGTTTAGTGTTGTTTTTCAACTAGTgtttttaaactatttttaaaaaaatgatgtttaaagaaatattttattaattaaggttttttgaataataacatTATATTTAGTGAGTTTATGCtacaattatcaaaatttgcGATCcgtcatatatatatttctgtTGTTCAtgttgatatttaaaaaaaaaacatataaaaatacgATATTATTGTCTTATAaacatacaaatatatatatctaccTATGTATATCTATTTATACAAAAGAGTGTAAGATAAAAGAGTTTTATCATCTCATGATAATTCTTAATCATAACTTGccatcaaaaaattaaaatcattaatttattttaaaacacaaaataaaagttatattaattatataaaattaagttattttaaaatatattattcatgtGAGTGGGTGTAaggtatataaaatataacttaAGGAGAtcctgaaaaatattataaagtcACTTTCTGCTTTTCTTCACAAAAAGTGAAGAATGAGAACATCTCGTTCTCATCAAAAATTGTAATAGCGCATGAATAAGGGTTGCCAAgcatattttcttaatttttgtttttgaaaaataaaaaacacggAATGAAAAATGTTACCAAATGgatccttaaattttttgatgcattaattttttttatttattaatatattaaaatttgtgtttttttttatttgttaacaaTATTTGTAccttactaaaataaaaacgtctttgttaaaaaaaaatctctattatcctacttataatttttattaaaaaatattcatataagCACTACTCCGTCTAAATCCTATTGAGATAAATTTTTCCATTActtataaaatagaaaaaggacACCCACACTTGATGTATTTGTTTTACCATGAATATGAAGCGCCGACATTTTAGAAATAGAAACAGATTCTTGTATTGTATCTTCTCATAAAATTGATCACACAATGTAGATCTTGGGGGGAAAAAGTACCAAAATATAATACGTTCAATATtctaaataaatgaaaaatactaACAAAATGAGGTATGGccattcttaattaaaaacattagaGATGATTAACTACATCGTGCTAGACTTAGGGGAGTGAGGTATCCTTTTTCCGGGTTTCACTATAAGCTATGATAGTACAATTGTGTTCTAATTACATGCAAAACGCAATTATAATGATCAATTAATCCACACACGTATCTCATAATTCACGAGAGAGAATTAAGATAGTGAGTACACACACCCCAAAATTAATATCATGTATTAATTTGCTGCCTCTTTTGGTTTACGAAGAAACAGAAAACCCTTCGGGCCTGTTCGGTACCGTCGTTTTTAAGgctttgttttcatttttgttttaagagTACAAACATAATACATGTTCGGTGAGATgaacccaaaaataaattataaaacaaagaaTTCGTATTTTCCAATAATAAACCtcaaaacaaaatctaaaCGTTATCTTTCTCCCCCCAAAATCTTATCCCCTCCCTCTCGTTATCTCTTCACAGCTCTCCCTTCTTCGTGGTTAATACTTCTCCTTCAACCACAACCCACCTGAACTTTGCAcatatctctctctcttcttcctctttatCCAGGTCTACTTCATAGCTCTCTCCCTCTCGGTGGTTGTTACTCGTTCGTCAACAGCAATCCACTGTCACCACTCTCGCTCTCCGTGCCCAACATTGACTGCTGCTCCATCTCCGTTACTACTGTTGCTCCGTCTCTGCTCAATCTGGCTACTGCTCCTGCTGCTCTTTGCTTCGTCTCTGCTACCATCTCTGCTCGCTGGTACTAGTCTTCAATTTTTCGATTTGAGTAAATTGTGAGTGTGGttcttttagtttattttagaTCCAAATCATGTTAGACAAATAGGATGGTTGTTTCTTGAGCTCTGCATTTGTATCTTATTTGAGGACTGTTAGAGAAAGGAATGATTTGCTATTGGCCCGATTtgtgagaaaagaaatacataTCTATTTAGATGCCCCTATGAGAAATATGACAAGGAAAGAAATTTGGATACTTGTCGAATGAGTTACAAAATTCTGTGCTTGGTGGCTCCATAAAAGTagttcaaattgaaatttgatagGAAAGCCTTTAATGGGAATTGTGCGACAGAggaaataactttttttcttagcgttttttatttttttgactcAAGAGTCTATGGATCCTAATTCTTATTTCCTATATGAATTGCAGACAACTTTGTTTAGTTCTCTTACTTGTATTCTCATTGACTAAAAGGgtatgaatttgattgagaagTGTTCGGCtctatgaaaaaataataataataaagcaaaataagctgctcaattattataataaatggtGTGCAAAATTCTGTTTGTTCTGGTGCATCTGTGCATAGCTTGTCAAAAAAATTCTGTTTGTTTAGCTGGGTGAATAACCCTCACTAGGTTACTACTTTACTTGCTTCGTAATAGGTAACACATTAGAATTTCCTTGTTGAAAATAAACTACTAGTTACCAAATTGAAAAGTAGTACCAATCATCGCTGCACACACTATTAGCTTACCAGTTTCATTGTTGGGTTTGCTGGTTATATTATTGTTGCAAAGTATGTCTTGATATTACTTAATTTGTAGAGAAGAAAAAGGTAGCTTAGAGTTCCTTAAATGTTACGTTAAAATTAAGTACGATTATCAATTAGCCTTGAATTTACAAACTtcaaattgttaaaaagaaaaagaaaagaagagctTACAAACTTGAAACCTCTATTTTCAATGATTAAATTCCATGAgtgctttttgtttgtttatgaCAGGGTGATGTCTCATCACGGTTTTGTTGCTGCAAgtgcattattttctttgtagtaAAGTGAATCTTTGatgtatttattaagtttaatGGAGCAATCCtagttaattttgatgatttatacatgcatttaatttcatttttaataattcatgtGCAGCATATCAACACATCATGTTTATGCTTATGGAATCTGATATGATGTTAGGTTTTGTGGGGATTCTAAGAGAAACCCCCAAAATCTTCAGCAAAAATGTGCGGCTTATGGCCTCTCTCACCTTGCTAAACCTCTTGCTTTTCTCCTTACTCTTCTTGTCCAATGTCTTCTCCACCAAACCGTTCATCCCTGACTTGGTTACCAAGGCATTTCTTATTCCTGTCACAGACCCCAAAAGCACAGAATTCGCCTATCTTCTCATCGGTTTGATGCAAGATCTTCGAGTCTTTATTGGATTGGAATGGACATATGCTATCGTCATCACTGCTACCTCCTTATTCCTTTCAACAGCTACGATAATTGCATCAGCTGCAATGCATGGTGGAGAAAGCTTGTTCTTCAAGGAGCTCTTGCTGTCAACtcttaaatcattaaaaaggCCATTCTTTACTTGGTTTTACATAACCCTGCTGGTTTTGGGTTATAGTTTCCTTGTCTTGGAAAATTTACTTCCTATGATGCTCATCATTCAACAACCAATCGCCTTGAAAGCGTTATTGATCACAATTGGAATCTTAGCTTCTATTCTCTACAATTACTTGGCTGTTATATGGGCTTTGGCATTTGTAATTTCAGTTCTGGAAGAAAAATGTGGAATTGAGGCTCTTGGGAAGGCAGCACAAATTGTTAAGGGCATGCAGCTTCTTGGTTTTGGGCTGAATATCGTGTTTACAGTATCAAGTTCCATTTTATTCCAGGCTTTGAGGTTGATGACTATTAAACAATCTATGGTGCTTCCTATAGTCATTGGATTGCTTGTTGTAAATTCTATCTGCCTGGTTAAAATGTTTTGGTGGATGGCATACACAGTTTTTTACTATCAGTGCAAGGAAACACACGGAGTAGAGGTTGAATTACAAGACAGAATTTTGTATAGCAAAGTACCAACTGCACCGATTCTCAATGAACCATGATAAAGAATCTCTGTTGACGTAATTGAATTCTAAATTGTTGTGCTGTAGCAACATTGTATTTTCCATTCTGATAATAAATCGTTTTCTTCTCCTAGCATTTGAATGTCTTTTAGGCTCTGATTAGAATTGGGGAAAGCTCCCTCAAATTGGCAAAGCAAGATTCCATTGACAATGAAGTGATGGCTTTCAGATCTATAATTGTGCTTGAATGAAAAGCTTTTGCATGCCTTGACTGACAATTCATCGTACAATTAATGTCTTGGAgaagtatgaaattgaatatttataCAATCCTATTCTTCTCCCACAAATTTTTCATGATAATTGACTGTCGTTCAACGAATGAATTTAACAAGAAATGATGTACCAGAAACATGTCTCATatatttgacaaatttaagattttatccTCTTTTCTATTGTGCTGAGAGCAGCAGCTACGAGCTAGGGTTTTTccttgtttgattttttcttttttcttttttggcacAGAGAGATGAAAAATGGGGCAACTAATTCCAGTTCTACTTACAATCTCCATAACACTCAAGCTTTGTGATGATGTGACTATACATCGTTAACCAaagtctctctctctttctttcttttttattgtaataaaattgCTACAAAAGACTAAAATATGAACGTGCATGCCACTACAGCTCTACATCCATGATACATCATGACAATTAATTTCTGAGCCTGAGGGACAGCTAATTACCCCATCTTGCtaattaatgctatctttttcttcttcttgatttAAGCTTAAGTTCGCACTGGCGCTGGCCTATTGAGACATTAAGGAATCAATGAATTATTGCCCATTTTGGTGTTTCAACTGTGAATGTGTGGGTGAGTAGCGGTAGATTTAGGCTTTTGGTTCGCTGGGCCATATTATAGAAACGTCAAACTTTAAGGGTCATAAAACAATAACTGGAAACATGAGGggtcataaaatcattttctctGAAAATGGTACGGTGATACTAGATCCACAATTGCCATGCAGATCCGTTTGAATATTGATCATTCAATTGATTAAGGTATACACAATTTTTCTGTATAAACGTATCTTTAATGAAAGTGCTTCCTCCAAAAGCATTTGGACAATTTATGCCGAAAGAAATTATGGGTGAACTTGAAAAAACGACAGTATAATCTGATACAATTCAATGTCCAGTTCATTACATACAGATGTTGGGGAGGCTGAAACCCAATGGATTCATTCCTGGCAACagcataaataattaatatttacaaacccAAATAGGATCATTGATCAGAGTCATGAACAATAGAATTCTCTATGAATAATATTACATGAACCAAAAAGGAGGTGggaaaaaatatgtattttgatatatgaataaggaaaagaaaaccaaaactGTTAGCACCCACTGCCCGTAGTTACATATTGATTGAGTGCTGAGAACCACGACCTTCTACGGTCAGTGTTGGAAACCGACCGTCTAAAGTTCATTCTTGAACATCCAACGAGCTTGTCTCGGAGATTCCGGTTGCATGGAACTAAAGAAGAGCTAGTTTCTGGATCTCCCAAGCAGAAGCTGGAGTTGAGTTTTATTGATGGGAACTTCTGGCAGCTTAAGCTACGGAAAGAAGATCCCAGTGGGGAAATTCGGGTGCAATGGAAACCAGGCTTGCAAAGTCCTGTTGTTAGTGAAGTGGACTCTTGTACTTGATGATCAACAGAACAGGTGCAAAATGTCAGGGACAAACTACTTGTTCTTGTAATTTCCTTGATAGGTCTCGTCCCTGGTAGTTTATCGAATGAGACTATGCCATGACGGCAGAGTGGACAAGGAATTGAGCCAATAGGCCCTTTGGCAACAGCACAGGAACTGTTTGTAGAGCAGAGGTATAAGGCACATTGTGTACAGAACTCGTGATCACAGCCTGCACCACAAGATATTATGGATCATTGTCTTGGCCATGCAAGGATTTGTAAAGCGATGGCTATTATACCTACATTAGAACAATTGATGGTGACATAAAGAGTAAATTAAACACAATAGAGATGCAAACTACCAATCAAGCCTAAAACTAGATTgttcaaacttaaaaaatgaaaaatccaGGTCAGTGTCACCTCCAGTTCATAGAGTTTTTAACACAAAATTCAGCTTGGTAATGagataaatgtaaataaagtACTGCCTCAATAAACATACACATATTTGTATGTATGGATGAATGCACATCAGTCCTTTACCCATTTTTTGAGGAGGATCCTGTAAATTTCTATTACACTGCACTAAAATTTCCACTATAATATAGATGAAAATTGTAATAGAAACATTACAGCAACAAAAAGGATCCAAGATGTCAAAGAGAATCTCTTTGCATCACCAACTCCTCTTTCCAGTTTAGTTGTAATGGATCTTAACTTTATAAAGAGAGATAGAGAACTGCTTATAATGATTATAGGTCAATCGTAATTACCTTTTGCAGCCACTGTGCACTTTCTTTCCAAACAAACAACACAAGGATCAGGGCATGTGGATAAAGAATCACTATTCCGCCATCCACATTCTCTGcagaagacaaaaaaaaaggtaaacaACTAGATTTATCTAACATGTGATGGCCCTATGCCTTTATGTGAGAAAGAGAGACATAGAAGGATTTAACACCACTACAAAACAGACGACCAGAAATCCACCAGAAGCAAAACCTAGACTACCCAAAAGTTGTTAACATGAATACCATAGTACATCCAATATCAGttgttcaaaatttcaagctgAGATACCTAAGACCACCCTCTAGTAGTTACCAATCATATGAGATTATTTggaaatgaatgaaaaaaactCTTGAATGACACGAAGTGGATCTTCCATGTTTAGTCATTTCTCACAGATATTCCATTCAGATGATAAAAAGTATCTTAGACATATGAAAAACCTTTTGTTGAGAGTGTAACATTCATTGGGCAACTGAAAATACATACTGTAGTTTGATcagaacaaaattataattcaaagTTACTGCCATGAGAACAACATATGCTAGTGCAGTAATATGGAGTAAGGCAAAATTTAATCACCTAGCAATTTTGACAATGCTCATGAGGGGGAGAGCAAGATACGGTGAAGGAAGAACCTCAAGTCGGCCTTCTGGCTGCGTGCTAAGAATGTCCTCAAGACCTGTTCTATGCCATGAACGAGCAACCATCAAAGGAGTCCATCTGCAGCAAATTGAAACATTACAAGGAGTCAACGCCTTTAGCTTtctaagagaaaaagaaaggcaTATCTCCAAAGAGTCTCCCTGAAGATCATAAAACTAATAGATCTTGACCCAACAATGTCTTGCATCTGTAATCTATATCATCTGTAGGAAAGCATAGTtccaatttttcaaataagaattttttcagAAAAGTAGACTAACTAGAATGAAAAACTTTGGGAACTATTGACATCTTAGGAAAAACTTCTTAAGAGACTCTATGCACATGCAATATCAGACTTAAGAATGCAGATCCTCTGCCTCTTAAATCCCATTCCTCCATATGCCTCAGGGATATATTGAAACATTATCAAAATCACAAAGCATCCAGAACCCACTACGCAGCAAGCTCCATGAGTTCTTGGAAAGAAAAGCTAAGAGCAAATACTTGTGTAACCATCCAAACAGCGGGTTAAAATCCTATAGATTAAATGGCTGAAATCAGAGCATCAAATTGATCTTTCAAGGAGTTAAAAGTACTCAAATCAGGGACCATCCTCTCAATGAAATTAGAGGTTTGGAAATTCACGAAGCATCACCAGCTTCTCTGTTTCCATTTCATAAGATTAGTGTCAATCTAAGGCCCCAGTGTAAGACAAAGGACTATGTGATCATTGTATTATTCCCCATTTAGaatatcatatataattaataccTCAGAACCTCAATCCTTTTGTTTTCACATAAGGAATTGAAGAACCTTGGTTCTCACTTGATCAAGTTCACAGTTGATTTCATACATTTTTTGACTCAGCGATCATATCAAGGACTAGCTGTCTAGCTCACTGCACCTTGAAAAAGCTTCATTGTGCCTCCTATTTTGTCCACTTTAATTGGATCACTAATACAGTTTTTACTGTTAGAGCTCTGTAGTTCCAAGGGGGAGTAGGGAAGGGATAGAGGGCTTCCTTCTACTGTGTAGACTACTGAAGCAGTCAATCCTCAACTGGTCAATAGTTTCTAGAAGTTAGAAACCTCACCTCTTCCCCCTTTTCCTGACATATTCACACAAACAcataaaactaagaaaaagaaacaataagaACAGAAACCAAGTGGTGCAACAGCATCAAATGATAACATTTCCCGAAGCTTACTTGaatatgaaacaaataaaagtcaCAGTTAAATGGAAAACATAACACACCCAAGTGAAAATCTacaacaatataaattttgaatattacaaGAACAGAGGATACATAAAAGTCATACCCATTTGCATTTTCAGCAGTCAGACTAGCACCCATGGCAATCAAAATCTGGACCACAGTTCATTTAGAAATTGTAAACTTCAGCATAGAtacaacaaaatcaaaatgcaGATATTAGTCAAATAAACATACTTGACAACATTGCGCATTTCCACCACATGCAGCATAATGAAGGGATGTGCTTCCAGCGCCTGAAACAGACAAGTACTATTACAGAGAATGGAACACAGAAGCAAATAAAACATTCCGACAATTGAAAAGGTTTAGAAAGTATTGATCATCTGAACATATCTTTTAGAACAAGTGGGTATCTCGTTTTCTAGTTAAAATGAGGTCAATTGACTTAAAAGATGAAATCACACCAACCATAAATGTGCTATTGTTTCTGAATCGCAAAAAGGCTTAAACTGAAAAGTTTCCATGAATGGAATATCGGTCTGGTGAACCCATCAAATGTTCATAATCATACTATCCTTCAATTATATGCTGCCAAATTCATGCATTTCCAGCTGAAATAAACCTAACTGATATGATATCCGTgatcaattaataaagaattaacAGTGAACAGTGAAATTACTTGTACAGAATCAAATTCATGCTAATATGGCAGAAGAAGCAGAAAAGGTGCCACTTCGGCCTTGGCCGAAGtggtgggctgctgccctcacaagcattgtgagggcagcggttctagcccccacaaaagcattgtgggggctaaatgttctttatatttaaaaatccttctcccttgcgaaatgcAAGTGGAGAATGGACATCCCTCTCCTGTGAGGGGTTATTTGtctgggcatgtacttcatagaattcattgtaataatgtaagtcccagtcatgtatatctgattgtaaatatcagtgtaatatctCTACTACAATAagcagttgttgtaaatatctgtgtaatgcagtaatctgatgattaatcagtattaaaaaaaaaaaaagcagaaaAGGTAAAAATGTGCAAGAGCACCAAATAGAgttgcttctttttcttttttttatttgcttggGCCTTCATTAAAATGGGTATCATCTAAAAGAAGTATATCTGTGTAACGTATCTGCTTATTGTATAGAAAAGACACGATAcagaaaaattgaagagaagaaTGAGCAATGATAAGAGTTcagaaattgaatctttatttatcaaaGTGAAATGAAGGGAAGAGAGAGGAGAGGGCAGGAGGATCAAGAACAGATTCAGAACAAAATATCAAGATTAGGGCAAATTCTAACACTGACAAATAAATGTAGAGCCTTTGCTAACAGATTATAGGACAAATATCATCACTCATAAAAAGCACAAGCATAAGGGATAACCTATTAGATCAATTGTTGTTCCATCTTCTATGGTGACCTCAGAAACAGAAGCTCCTAAGTCCAGGAGTAATTGCACGCTTTCAACATGTCCGTTTAGTGCTGCCATATGTAAAGCAGTAACTCCTCCATCAGCCGGTCTGTTAATTACCTCACGAAGAGTACTGGTGCATGCAAAATGGCAGAAAAAGTAAATCAGAACGAAAAAACTCAAGCTCACTTAAGTGTAAGAGGACTTCAAGATGAAAATACCTTTCATCAAATTCTAAGATCGACCCAgttttatttgactttttcCTTAACCTGTTCCACGCGTTGGGCAC from Citrus sinensis cultivar Valencia sweet orange chromosome 9, DVS_A1.0, whole genome shotgun sequence carries:
- the LOC102611281 gene encoding probable E3 ubiquitin-protein ligase XBOS32, producing the protein MKFLSIVGNSFGCSASGERLVSAARDGDLQEARALLEYNPRLVRYSTFGVRNSPLHYSAAQGHHEIVSLLIESGVDINLRNYRGQTALMQACQHGHWEVVLTLILYKANIHRADYLNGGTALHLAALNGHSRCIRLLLADYIPSVPNAWNRLRKKSNKTGSILEFDESTLREVINRPADGGVTALHMAALNGHVESVQLLLDLGASVSEVTIEDGTTIDLIGAGSTSLHYAACGGNAQCCQILIAMGASLTAENANGWTPLMVARSWHRTGLEDILSTQPEGRLEVLPSPYLALPLMSIVKIARECGWRNSDSLSTCPDPCVVCLERKCTVAAKGCDHEFCTQCALYLCSTNSSCAVAKGPIGSIPCPLCRHGIVSFDKLPGTRPIKEITRTSSLSLTFCTCSVDHQVQESTSLTTGLCKPGFHCTRISPLGSSFRSLSCQKFPSIKLNSSFCLGDPETSSSLVPCNRNLRDKLVGCSRMNFRRSVSNTDRRRSWFSALNQYVTTGSGC
- the LOC102611566 gene encoding uncharacterized protein LOC102611566 isoform X1 — translated: MFMLMESDMMLGFVGILRETPKIFSKNVRLMASLTLLNLLLFSLLFLSNVFSTKPFIPDLVTKAFLIPVTDPKSTEFAYLLIGLMQDLRVFIGLEWTYAIVITATSLFLSTATIIASAAMHGGESLFFKELLLSTLKSLKRPFFTWFYITLLVLGYSFLVLENLLPMMLIIQQPIALKALLITIGILASILYNYLAVIWALAFVISVLEEKCGIEALGKAAQIVKGMQLLGFGLNIVFTVSSSILFQALRLMTIKQSMVLPIVIGLLVVNSICLVKMFWWMAYTVFYYQCKETHGVEVELQDRILYSKVPTAPILNEP
- the LOC102611566 gene encoding uncharacterized protein LOC102611566 isoform X2; translation: MASLTLLNLLLFSLLFLSNVFSTKPFIPDLVTKAFLIPVTDPKSTEFAYLLIGLMQDLRVFIGLEWTYAIVITATSLFLSTATIIASAAMHGGESLFFKELLLSTLKSLKRPFFTWFYITLLVLGYSFLVLENLLPMMLIIQQPIALKALLITIGILASILYNYLAVIWALAFVISVLEEKCGIEALGKAAQIVKGMQLLGFGLNIVFTVSSSILFQALRLMTIKQSMVLPIVIGLLVVNSICLVKMFWWMAYTVFYYQCKETHGVEVELQDRILYSKVPTAPILNEP